One Primulina huaijiensis isolate GDHJ02 chromosome 8, ASM1229523v2, whole genome shotgun sequence genomic region harbors:
- the LOC140983205 gene encoding geranylgeranyl transferase type-1 subunit beta isoform X1 — translation MEEDPFAELDDPSDFHRDPDYSFFDRDRHICFLEMMYQLLPSPYQEQEINRLTLAYFVVSGLHILRAIDRIDKEVVIDWVLSLQAHPKNAAYLENAGQFYGFHGSRSSQFQSNDNGPSEQVEAILNGSHLASTYCALAILKIVGYDLSLVDSEFLLKSMKNLQQSDGCFMPIHTGAEKDLRFVFCAAAICSMLKNWSGIDREKAKEYILSCQSYDGGFGLIPGSESHGGATYCAVASLQLMGFIKEGLPTTNTSCDDVNVPLLLDWSLQRQALDGGFQGRINKPADTCYAFWVGGVLRILGADKFMNEKALREFLLTCQSECGGFSKFPRLLPDLYHSYYGFCAFSLLEESGVNPLCVELGMSGIAAIGL, via the exons ATGGAGGAAGATCCATTTGCGGAATTGGATGATCCATCTGACTTCCATCGAGATCCGGATTATTCGTTCTTCGACAGAGATCGGCACATTTGCTTTCTGGAGATGATGTATCAGCTTCTACCGTCTCCGTACCAGGAGCAAGAGATCAATCGACTCACTCTCGCCTACTTTGTTGTTTCTGGTCTCCACATTCTCCGCGCCATCGATCGA ATTGATAAAGAAGTGGTTATAGATTGGGTTTTGTCTCTACAAGCTCATCCGAAGAATGCTGCCTATTTGGAAAATG CAGGACAATTTTATGGGTTTCATGGTTCAAGAAGTTCTCAGTTTCAATCAAACGATAATGGGCCATCAGAGCAGGTT GAGGCAATTCTGAATGGCAGTCACCTGGCAAGCACTTACTGCGCGCTGGCCATATTAAAGATTGTTGGTTATGATTTGTCACTTGTTGACTCTGAGTTCTTATTGAAATCAATGAAAAACCTTCAACAGTCTGATGGATG TTTTATGCCCATTCATACTGGAGCAGAGAAAGATCTCAGATTTGTGTTTTGTGCAG CGGCCATTTGTTCCATGTTGAAGAATTGGAGTGGCATAGATCGAGAAAAGGCTAAGGAGTATATTCTGAGTTGTCAG TCATATGATGGTGGTTTTGGACTCATTCCTGGTTCTGAATCACATG GTGGTGCCACATACTGTGCCGTTGCATCTCTTCAACTGATGGGATTCATAAAAGAGGGGTTGCCAACTACAAATACCTCCTGTGACGATGTCAATGTGCCACTGCTTCTAGATTGGAGCTTGCAG AGGCAGGCACTAGATGGTGGCTTTCAAGGTAGAATCAATAAACCAGCTGATACATGTTATGCCTTTTG GGTTGGAGGAGTTTTAAGAATCTTAGGAGCAGATAAGTTCATGAATGAAAAAGCCTTACGAGAATTTTTATTAACTTGTCAATCTGAG TGTGGTGGTTTCAGCAAATTCCCTAGGTTGCTGCCGGATCTATACCATTCTTATTATGGTTTTTGTGCATTTAGTCTGCTAGAGGAATCTGGTGTCAACCCCTTGTGTGTTGAACTGGGTATGTCAGGTATTGCTGCCATCGGACTCTGA
- the LOC140983205 gene encoding geranylgeranyl transferase type-1 subunit beta isoform X3 encodes MEEDPFAELDDPSDFHRDPDYSFFDRDRHICFLEMMYQLLPSPYQEQEINRLTLAYFVVSGLHILRAIDRIDKEVVIDWVLSLQAHPKNAAYLENAGQFYGFHGSRSSQFQSNDNGPSEQEAILNGSHLASTYCALAILKIVGYDLSLVDSEFLLKSMKNLQQSDGCFMPIHTGAEKDLRFVFCAAAICSMLKNWSGIDREKAKEYILSCQSYDGGFGLIPGSESHGGATYCAVASLQLMGFIKEGLPTTNTSCDDVNVPLLLDWSLQRQALDGGFQGRINKPADTCYAFWVGGVLRILGADKFMNEKALREFLLTCQSECGGFSKFPRLLPDLYHSYYGFCAFSLLEESGVNPLCVELGMSGIAAIGL; translated from the exons ATGGAGGAAGATCCATTTGCGGAATTGGATGATCCATCTGACTTCCATCGAGATCCGGATTATTCGTTCTTCGACAGAGATCGGCACATTTGCTTTCTGGAGATGATGTATCAGCTTCTACCGTCTCCGTACCAGGAGCAAGAGATCAATCGACTCACTCTCGCCTACTTTGTTGTTTCTGGTCTCCACATTCTCCGCGCCATCGATCGA ATTGATAAAGAAGTGGTTATAGATTGGGTTTTGTCTCTACAAGCTCATCCGAAGAATGCTGCCTATTTGGAAAATG CAGGACAATTTTATGGGTTTCATGGTTCAAGAAGTTCTCAGTTTCAATCAAACGATAATGGGCCATCAGAGCAG GAGGCAATTCTGAATGGCAGTCACCTGGCAAGCACTTACTGCGCGCTGGCCATATTAAAGATTGTTGGTTATGATTTGTCACTTGTTGACTCTGAGTTCTTATTGAAATCAATGAAAAACCTTCAACAGTCTGATGGATG TTTTATGCCCATTCATACTGGAGCAGAGAAAGATCTCAGATTTGTGTTTTGTGCAG CGGCCATTTGTTCCATGTTGAAGAATTGGAGTGGCATAGATCGAGAAAAGGCTAAGGAGTATATTCTGAGTTGTCAG TCATATGATGGTGGTTTTGGACTCATTCCTGGTTCTGAATCACATG GTGGTGCCACATACTGTGCCGTTGCATCTCTTCAACTGATGGGATTCATAAAAGAGGGGTTGCCAACTACAAATACCTCCTGTGACGATGTCAATGTGCCACTGCTTCTAGATTGGAGCTTGCAG AGGCAGGCACTAGATGGTGGCTTTCAAGGTAGAATCAATAAACCAGCTGATACATGTTATGCCTTTTG GGTTGGAGGAGTTTTAAGAATCTTAGGAGCAGATAAGTTCATGAATGAAAAAGCCTTACGAGAATTTTTATTAACTTGTCAATCTGAG TGTGGTGGTTTCAGCAAATTCCCTAGGTTGCTGCCGGATCTATACCATTCTTATTATGGTTTTTGTGCATTTAGTCTGCTAGAGGAATCTGGTGTCAACCCCTTGTGTGTTGAACTGGGTATGTCAGGTATTGCTGCCATCGGACTCTGA
- the LOC140983205 gene encoding geranylgeranyl transferase type-1 subunit beta isoform X4 — translation MEEDPFAELDDPSDFHRDPDYSFFDRDRHICFLEMMYQLLPSPYQEQEINRLTLAYFVVSGLHILRAIDRIDKEVVIDWVLSLQAHPKNAAYLENGQFYGFHGSRSSQFQSNDNGPSEQEAILNGSHLASTYCALAILKIVGYDLSLVDSEFLLKSMKNLQQSDGCFMPIHTGAEKDLRFVFCAAAICSMLKNWSGIDREKAKEYILSCQSYDGGFGLIPGSESHGGATYCAVASLQLMGFIKEGLPTTNTSCDDVNVPLLLDWSLQRQALDGGFQGRINKPADTCYAFWVGGVLRILGADKFMNEKALREFLLTCQSECGGFSKFPRLLPDLYHSYYGFCAFSLLEESGVNPLCVELGMSGIAAIGL, via the exons ATGGAGGAAGATCCATTTGCGGAATTGGATGATCCATCTGACTTCCATCGAGATCCGGATTATTCGTTCTTCGACAGAGATCGGCACATTTGCTTTCTGGAGATGATGTATCAGCTTCTACCGTCTCCGTACCAGGAGCAAGAGATCAATCGACTCACTCTCGCCTACTTTGTTGTTTCTGGTCTCCACATTCTCCGCGCCATCGATCGA ATTGATAAAGAAGTGGTTATAGATTGGGTTTTGTCTCTACAAGCTCATCCGAAGAATGCTGCCTATTTGGAAAATG GACAATTTTATGGGTTTCATGGTTCAAGAAGTTCTCAGTTTCAATCAAACGATAATGGGCCATCAGAGCAG GAGGCAATTCTGAATGGCAGTCACCTGGCAAGCACTTACTGCGCGCTGGCCATATTAAAGATTGTTGGTTATGATTTGTCACTTGTTGACTCTGAGTTCTTATTGAAATCAATGAAAAACCTTCAACAGTCTGATGGATG TTTTATGCCCATTCATACTGGAGCAGAGAAAGATCTCAGATTTGTGTTTTGTGCAG CGGCCATTTGTTCCATGTTGAAGAATTGGAGTGGCATAGATCGAGAAAAGGCTAAGGAGTATATTCTGAGTTGTCAG TCATATGATGGTGGTTTTGGACTCATTCCTGGTTCTGAATCACATG GTGGTGCCACATACTGTGCCGTTGCATCTCTTCAACTGATGGGATTCATAAAAGAGGGGTTGCCAACTACAAATACCTCCTGTGACGATGTCAATGTGCCACTGCTTCTAGATTGGAGCTTGCAG AGGCAGGCACTAGATGGTGGCTTTCAAGGTAGAATCAATAAACCAGCTGATACATGTTATGCCTTTTG GGTTGGAGGAGTTTTAAGAATCTTAGGAGCAGATAAGTTCATGAATGAAAAAGCCTTACGAGAATTTTTATTAACTTGTCAATCTGAG TGTGGTGGTTTCAGCAAATTCCCTAGGTTGCTGCCGGATCTATACCATTCTTATTATGGTTTTTGTGCATTTAGTCTGCTAGAGGAATCTGGTGTCAACCCCTTGTGTGTTGAACTGGGTATGTCAGGTATTGCTGCCATCGGACTCTGA
- the LOC140983205 gene encoding geranylgeranyl transferase type-1 subunit beta isoform X2 encodes MEEDPFAELDDPSDFHRDPDYSFFDRDRHICFLEMMYQLLPSPYQEQEINRLTLAYFVVSGLHILRAIDRIDKEVVIDWVLSLQAHPKNAAYLENGQFYGFHGSRSSQFQSNDNGPSEQVEAILNGSHLASTYCALAILKIVGYDLSLVDSEFLLKSMKNLQQSDGCFMPIHTGAEKDLRFVFCAAAICSMLKNWSGIDREKAKEYILSCQSYDGGFGLIPGSESHGGATYCAVASLQLMGFIKEGLPTTNTSCDDVNVPLLLDWSLQRQALDGGFQGRINKPADTCYAFWVGGVLRILGADKFMNEKALREFLLTCQSECGGFSKFPRLLPDLYHSYYGFCAFSLLEESGVNPLCVELGMSGIAAIGL; translated from the exons ATGGAGGAAGATCCATTTGCGGAATTGGATGATCCATCTGACTTCCATCGAGATCCGGATTATTCGTTCTTCGACAGAGATCGGCACATTTGCTTTCTGGAGATGATGTATCAGCTTCTACCGTCTCCGTACCAGGAGCAAGAGATCAATCGACTCACTCTCGCCTACTTTGTTGTTTCTGGTCTCCACATTCTCCGCGCCATCGATCGA ATTGATAAAGAAGTGGTTATAGATTGGGTTTTGTCTCTACAAGCTCATCCGAAGAATGCTGCCTATTTGGAAAATG GACAATTTTATGGGTTTCATGGTTCAAGAAGTTCTCAGTTTCAATCAAACGATAATGGGCCATCAGAGCAGGTT GAGGCAATTCTGAATGGCAGTCACCTGGCAAGCACTTACTGCGCGCTGGCCATATTAAAGATTGTTGGTTATGATTTGTCACTTGTTGACTCTGAGTTCTTATTGAAATCAATGAAAAACCTTCAACAGTCTGATGGATG TTTTATGCCCATTCATACTGGAGCAGAGAAAGATCTCAGATTTGTGTTTTGTGCAG CGGCCATTTGTTCCATGTTGAAGAATTGGAGTGGCATAGATCGAGAAAAGGCTAAGGAGTATATTCTGAGTTGTCAG TCATATGATGGTGGTTTTGGACTCATTCCTGGTTCTGAATCACATG GTGGTGCCACATACTGTGCCGTTGCATCTCTTCAACTGATGGGATTCATAAAAGAGGGGTTGCCAACTACAAATACCTCCTGTGACGATGTCAATGTGCCACTGCTTCTAGATTGGAGCTTGCAG AGGCAGGCACTAGATGGTGGCTTTCAAGGTAGAATCAATAAACCAGCTGATACATGTTATGCCTTTTG GGTTGGAGGAGTTTTAAGAATCTTAGGAGCAGATAAGTTCATGAATGAAAAAGCCTTACGAGAATTTTTATTAACTTGTCAATCTGAG TGTGGTGGTTTCAGCAAATTCCCTAGGTTGCTGCCGGATCTATACCATTCTTATTATGGTTTTTGTGCATTTAGTCTGCTAGAGGAATCTGGTGTCAACCCCTTGTGTGTTGAACTGGGTATGTCAGGTATTGCTGCCATCGGACTCTGA